Genomic segment of Alcanivorax borkumensis SK2:
CAGCACCCCGCACAGGGTATCTAGAAAGCGCCCGTCAATGTGTTGTGCCAGAACAAAGGCCACTGGCAGATTGGCCGGCAGGCAGTCAAGAAACCGTTTCACCGCGGCCGGTCCGCCCAAGCTGGCGCCCAGTACCCACACTTGCCGGGGCCGGTCGCCGGGGCGAATGGCATGAAACTCCCGAGGCTGGGGAATGCGTACTTGGGGCGGGCGCGCGGGAATTACCTCAAGCCGCTCTTCTGCTGCCGGTTTGCCGATAAAACTCACCAGTTTGGTGACTAGGCGCCGTTCCCATTTGGGATAGAGGACGTCGGTGCGAGCCGGTGCCTGGCCGTCACAAAACAGGATCGGCACTTCAGCTCGCTCCAGCAGGTCATCAAGAAACTGCTGCCAGCGATCTTCACTGGACAGATCAACGACCAGCAGATCCAGCGCGTCAGTTTCCAGCCAGCGATCCTCCAAGGTTTCGGGTTCGGTGCTGACTACGACCTGATAACCCTGGCTTTTCACTGCGCTGGAGAGCAGGTGCCCTTGCAATGTGCTGTCGGCAATAACGCCAACACGCCCGGGCGCGGTCATCCGTTATCCACTTCCTGCAGTTCACCAAGCAGCTCGCGAATGGTGGAAAGCAGTTCGCTCTCTTGGAACGGTTTGCCGATGTAGCAGTTAACGCCAATATCGAAGGCCCGTTCGCGGTGCTTCTCGCCGGTACGGGAGGTGATCATGATGATTGGCACATTTTGTAAGCGGCTGTCGTGCCGCACATGGCTGGCCACTTCGAAACCGTCCATGCGGGGCATTTCGATATCCAGCAGCATTACATCCGGGCGAATATCTTCCAGCTTGGCAATGGCATCCATGCCGTCCTTGGCGGTGACCACTTCGTAGCCATTACGTTCCAGCAAGCGGGTGGTCACTTTGCGCACGGTAACCGAGTCATCAGTGACCATGACCAGCGGAGTTTCGCGTTGGGGTAGGGCTTCTTCTTCGGGTTCTTGAGGCAGGGCCGGAACCGCCTCATCCGAGATAAGGGCAGTGGTTTGCACATGAGCGGCACGAATCAGGGAATGGATATCAAGAATGATGACTACGGAACCATCCCCGAGGATGGTGGCGCCGCTGATGCCGGCTATGGTCGCTAGCTGCGGGCCTACGGCTTTGACCACCACTTCCCGGGAACCAACTAGTTCATCTACCACAATAGCCACGGTATGTTCGGTACTGCGAATTAGCAGTACCGGCATGGGGGTGGTTTGATTCTCCAAATGCGGTACACGGTTGCCGTGAACAAAGTGCCCCAGATACTGTAACTGGTAATCTTGGCCCACATAGGTATAGACCGGGTTCTCTTCTTCGAAGTAGTGCTGTAATTCGAAGGGGCTGATTCGCACGATGCCTTCGATCTGATTCAACGGGATTGCGTAGGAATCGTCGGCGGCTTTTACCATCAAGGCGCGGTTCATGGCCAAGGTGAACGGCAGCCGAATGATGAAGCGTGTACCTTGCCCTTTATGGGAGTCGATGGCGACTGAACCCCCCATTTGCTTGATTTCGCTGGCCACCACGTCCATGCCTACTCCGCGGCCTGAGATCTGAGTTACTGCGGCGGCAGTAGAGAAACCGGCGTGGAAGATGAATTGTTGGATTTCCTGTTCGCAGAGTTGGGCGTCTTCGGCGATTAGGCCTTGTTCTATTGCTTTCTCGCGCACCGCATCGGTGTCGATACCCTTGCCATCATCGGAGAGGGTGATGACAACCTCTCCTCCTTCGCGGCCCAGTTCGAGGTTTATATGTCCAGTAGGGTTCTTGCCTGCGGCATTGCGAGCATCACCGGTTTCGATGCCATGATCCACGGCATTACGGAGCATATGCTCTAGTGGGGCGACCACGCGCTCCATCAGGGAGCGATCCAGTTCCCCTTCCGGATTGATCACATCGAAGTCTACCCGCTTATCCACTTCACCGGAGATTTGGCGAACAATACGGCGCAGCCGTGGCACCAAACGGCTGAATGGCACCATGCGGGTGCGCATCAGCTTTTCCTGCAGCTCGGTATTAATGCGCGCTTGCTGTAGTAGCAAGGTTTCCGTGTCTTTATTACGGTCCAGCAGGGTGTTCTTCAGGTCTAGCAAGTCAGAGGCGGACTCGGAGAGCTGCTTGGCAATCTGGTGCAGTTCGGAGTACTGGTCCATTTCCAGCGGATCGAAGTCCTCGTCGTGTTCGCCGAGATCCACGCCCTTCTGATAGTTGGACATGATGTGCGCTTCTGTTTCCGAGTCCAATCGGCGTAATTGTTCGTAGAGGCGCTGTACGGTGTTGCCCATCTCTTCTACGTTGAAGGCAAACTCAGTGATGCCCTGCTCGACCCGGCCACGGTTGATAGAGGTTTCCCCGGCTAGGTTTACCAATGCTTCAAGAACATCGGCGCCGACTCGAACCATTTCCTGTGGTTGCGCTTGAGCCTGTCGCTGACGGCGGGCGTCTTTTTGCGGTTGCTGGGGGGCCGGCTGAGGAGGGGCGGTTAGTAAGGTATTAAGCTGATCGGTGGTGTTTGCCCCCTGGGCGGCGGGCGTATTGGCTCGTGCCGCCGCCGCGACGGACTCCATGCCCCGGTTGATTTGATCATGCCAGCGGAGCATGGGCTGGAAATCGCTTGGTGCCGGGGTTTGACGACGACGCTCCAGCGCCAGTAAATAGTTTTCAAAATTGTGGCTGATATCACCCAGTTGCTTGAGCCCGGCCAGCCGTGCACCGCCTTTAAGGGTATGTAGCGCCCGTTTTAAGTCGTCGGTGAAGTCTGTGCTTTGCGGATTATCCCTCCAGGAGGTTAGGCAGGCATTAATGATTTCCGATAATTCTTCGGACTCCTCCAGGAAAATATTCAGAATCTCAGGGTCGCTGTCCGCTTGCCATGCATCATCAGCCGCCGGGGTTGATGATGCGGATTCATGGCTGGTCGCGGGAGGGTTTTGCTCAACCACGTCGGCAGAGGGGGGGCTGGGGTGTACCGTTTGTATGGCTGATAATGCGGGCAAGGCAAA
This window contains:
- a CDS encoding chemotaxis protein CheB; protein product: MTAPGRVGVIADSTLQGHLLSSAVKSQGYQVVVSTEPETLEDRWLETDALDLLVVDLSSEDRWQQFLDDLLERAEVPILFCDGQAPARTDVLYPKWERRLVTKLVSFIGKPAAEERLEVIPARPPQVRIPQPREFHAIRPGDRPRQVWVLGASLGGPAAVKRFLDCLPANLPVAFVLAQHIDGRFLDTLCGVLGRDNSIHCKIGVDGEALRHGELAIVPVKYAVRFRHDGRIQSTGAPWEGPYAPSIDQVIQYGGEGFARACGAILFSGMGNDGAIAAPRLAATGCPVWAQSAETCAVSSQPDSVRETGCVSFSGSPEQLALQLVERVRRELTQNPFPMHPEY